From Spirosoma aerolatum, one genomic window encodes:
- a CDS encoding acetate/propionate family kinase: MNTSQPEMPSQLLVLNSGSSSIKFAVYDLAEQQIASGKLIRIGQTTGAFERTDGHQTNTDALALPNHMAALNVLFDWLHQQSHLHIGAVGHRIVHGGERYWTPERVTARLLADLRLLIPLAPDHLPAEISLIEAVAAQYPQLPQVVCFDTAFHHSMPALARRLPLPRYLAEEGVMRYGFHGLSYAYVLDQLRKEAGDDVANGRVVLAHLGNGASMAAVRQGKCMDTTMGFTPTGGLMMGTRTGDLDPGVVLYLLNHREVESSELSRLLNDESGLLGVSGTSSDMQMLLQLEPDQPAAAEAIALFGYLAAKQLGALVTVLNGLDTLVFTGGIGENAPTIRTRICERLAYLGVMLDPARNQASEAIISPNGHWPVVRVIPTDEEVMIARYTRQVLHLRDVTF; encoded by the coding sequence ATGAATACTTCCCAACCGGAAATGCCCTCTCAACTACTTGTGCTAAACAGTGGTTCATCGAGTATTAAGTTTGCTGTTTATGATCTGGCCGAACAACAGATAGCGTCGGGTAAACTGATCCGAATCGGGCAGACTACGGGAGCGTTTGAACGAACCGATGGGCACCAGACCAACACGGACGCGCTGGCATTGCCCAACCATATGGCTGCCCTGAACGTTCTGTTCGACTGGCTTCATCAGCAAAGCCATCTGCACATCGGAGCGGTTGGCCATCGTATAGTACATGGGGGCGAACGCTACTGGACACCAGAGCGGGTAACAGCCCGGCTACTGGCTGATCTACGTTTACTGATCCCACTGGCGCCTGATCATTTGCCCGCCGAAATCAGCCTGATTGAAGCGGTAGCGGCTCAGTATCCGCAGTTGCCTCAGGTTGTGTGCTTCGATACGGCGTTTCATCACAGTATGCCTGCGCTAGCCCGACGATTACCCTTACCCCGCTATCTGGCCGAGGAAGGCGTTATGCGCTATGGGTTTCACGGATTGTCGTATGCGTATGTACTGGATCAACTACGAAAGGAAGCCGGAGACGACGTCGCCAATGGACGCGTAGTGCTGGCGCACCTGGGCAATGGAGCCAGTATGGCGGCTGTTCGGCAGGGCAAATGTATGGATACAACAATGGGCTTTACGCCCACGGGTGGCTTGATGATGGGAACCCGAACAGGCGATCTGGATCCCGGTGTCGTGCTCTACCTGCTGAACCATCGGGAGGTAGAAAGCTCAGAACTCAGTCGGTTGCTGAACGATGAGTCGGGACTGTTGGGCGTTTCAGGGACTAGTTCTGATATGCAGATGTTGCTTCAACTGGAGCCAGACCAGCCAGCCGCAGCCGAAGCAATAGCGTTGTTTGGTTACCTGGCGGCTAAACAGTTGGGCGCACTGGTTACTGTGCTGAATGGACTCGATACATTAGTATTTACCGGAGGTATTGGCGAAAACGCACCGACTATTCGCACCCGGATTTGCGAGCGTCTGGCCTATCTGGGTGTCATGCTCGATCCAGCCCGAAACCAGGCCAGCGAAGCCATTATCTCCCCCAACGGCCATTGGCCCGTAGTACGCGTTATTCCTACCGATGAAGAGGTCATGATCGCTCGTTACACCCGGCAGGTGCTACATTTAAGAGACGTAACTTTTTAG